The bacterium genomic interval GCTCTACGTCGCGGAGATGCGCGGCTACATGACGGACCTCGAGGGCAGCGGCGAAGAACGCCCCATCGGGCAGGTCGCCCTCCTCGAAGACGTCGACGGGGACGGTCGGATGGATACGCGGCGCGTCTTCGCGGACGGGCTCGTCCTTCCGCGCGCGGTGATGGTCCTGCCCGAGGGCGTCCTGATCGCCGAGCCGGAACATCTCTGGCTCTGTCGCGACACGACCGGGGACGGCCGCTGTGACGACAAGCGGCGGCTCGGCGACTACGCGCTTCCGGGGCCGAGTCCCGAGCACCAGGAGAACGGCCTTCTCCCCGGTCCGGATGGCTGGCTCTACAACGCGAAGTCCGAACGAAGGATCCGCCTCGACCGCGCGGGCTTCGTCTCCGAGCCGTCTCCCTTCCGCGGACAGTGGGGCATCGCCCGGGACGACGAGGGGCACCTCTTCTACAACCACAACTCGGGCTTCCTCTACGGCGAGGTCTTCCCCGGCGAGTACGCGATGCGTCAGGCGTTCACTGCGGCGCGACTCGAGAAGCCGGGCCTGAACGTGCCGCTCGCAGACGGCGAGAAGGTCTGGGGGATCCGCGTTGCTCCGGGTCTGAATCGGGCCTACGTCCGGGGGACCCTGCGCGCGGACGGTCGGCAGAACGGCCCGACGGGCGTGTCCGGGCTCGTGATCCAGCGCGGCGATCAGTACGGGCCCGACTTCGTCGGTGATGCCTTCGTGCCCGAGTCGGCGGGCAACACGGTCTCGCGCTTCCGGGTCGAGCGCGACGGGACGTCGATCTCGGCGGAGCACGTCCTCGAGGTGGACCCCGAGTGGGACCAGCGTGAGTTCCTCGCGTCGAGCGACGAACGCTTCCGGCCCGTCGATGCGAAGGTCGGGCCCGACGGCACGGTCCACGTGATCGACATGTACCGCGGCGTGATCCAGCACGCGGTCTACGTCTCCGACTATCTCCACGACTACGTGACGCGTCACGACCTCGCGCCCCCCGGCGCGCGCGGAAGGATCTGGCGCATCGTGCGCGAGGGCCGAGCGATCGACCGCGTGCCCCCGCTCCTCGACGGACGGGACGCCCAGCTGGCGGCGCTCGATCACCCGAACGGCTGGGTCCGGGACCACGCCCAGCGACGTCTCGTGGCGGAAGCGGATCCGGAGGCGGTCGAGCGCCTGGGCGCCCTCGACTTCGCGACGCCGCTCGGGCGCCTGCACGCGCTGTGGACGCTCGCGGGACTCGGGGCGCTCGATCGGGCGACCTGGCAGCGGGGACTCGAGGATCCGGATCCACGCGTGCGGCGCGCGGCACTTCGGTCGGGCGAGCCCTTCTTCGCGTCTGCGAACGACGCGCTCGCGGCGATCGAAGCCGCGCTCGAAGACGACGATGCGCTCGTCCGTCTCCAGTCGATCCACACCCTCGGTGCCGGATCGCTCTCGCAATCGACCCGGAACCGGCTGCTCACCCTCGCTCGGAGCGGCACGCCGATCGTCCGACAGGCGGTGGTCTCGGGACTCGGTGGGGAAGAGCTCGCGGCGCTCGCCGTCGAGCTCGAAGCGGT includes:
- a CDS encoding c-type cytochrome; protein product: MKRFLLWMLAVLGGLAVAGAIAFVVLRGPDPEKILAGIERPPSPELEPEEALAAFRVAEGFRVELVAAEPLVFDPVAMDWDDRGRLYVAEMRGYMTDLEGSGEERPIGQVALLEDVDGDGRMDTRRVFADGLVLPRAVMVLPEGVLIAEPEHLWLCRDTTGDGRCDDKRRLGDYALPGPSPEHQENGLLPGPDGWLYNAKSERRIRLDRAGFVSEPSPFRGQWGIARDDEGHLFYNHNSGFLYGEVFPGEYAMRQAFTAARLEKPGLNVPLADGEKVWGIRVAPGLNRAYVRGTLRADGRQNGPTGVSGLVIQRGDQYGPDFVGDAFVPESAGNTVSRFRVERDGTSISAEHVLEVDPEWDQREFLASSDERFRPVDAKVGPDGTVHVIDMYRGVIQHAVYVSDYLHDYVTRHDLAPPGARGRIWRIVREGRAIDRVPPLLDGRDAQLAALDHPNGWVRDHAQRRLVAEADPEAVERLGALDFATPLGRLHALWTLAGLGALDRATWQRGLEDPDPRVRRAALRSGEPFFASANDALAAIEAALEDDDALVRLQSIHTLGAGSLSQSTRNRLLTLARSGTPIVRQAVVSGLGGEELAALAVELEAVSGEPAEETRSAWLGELAAAVHRSAQRKPDPAAEVATLLDHIASSTPSVAVALLEGIVAAQRAPGADRVVLAEAHAIFAEDAGFEGEVASALARVRPHLTWAGDPRPGGARALTAEEKALRDRGETLFANSCATCHGGAGAGQRGLAPPLVGSPWVRDADDWLVRIMLHGVTGPIVVDGERWESTMPGHAMDPRFDDEGVAAVASFLRRAWGHGDEPIAPARVAAIRAAEEGRIMPWTVAELEALDVDHRLDDYTGRYDLPLPGVHFEVERRGSGLVIGRGDGAVAPLLELGLDTFTGEGLMLLFLREDDGQVESAQASFQGTSFTLGRAD